Proteins co-encoded in one Rhodococcus sp. PAMC28707 genomic window:
- the eccCa gene encoding type VII secretion protein EccCa has product MNTVRFVRGARREVPRTPGGEVTLQTPPEIPRVVPGNLLMKLMPLVMVAAMVGMVALMFTSGMAANPMMLMFPAMMLVSMLGMVAGGGRGGGARTAESNEDRKDYLRYLDQLRRDVATTATSQREALEWSHPDPAILWSYAGTPRMWERRTSDPDFCHVRIGRGDQRLATRLVPPETGPVEELEPVSAVSLRRFVRAHSVVGSLPTAVSLRGFAAISVSGDRDSSRAMVRSMVAALCMFHDPDQLRLAVVCGPDTVAFWDWTKWLPHTQHDVSRDGVGTARMIYGSFLELESSLGEHLSLRNRFVRGGSPAAGVPQLVIIVDGGLLDNSGTDLSRTGLDSVTIVDLSDFCTGLAASRGIRLFAENGSIGAVSGSRVEVFGISDAMSVAQAETVARRLSPYRTAVDIGIDSGGEDTESISSWNYLVGIADVGLLDPNRAWVTRRGRDRLRVPIGIAPDGSSVEIDLKESAENGMGPHGLCIGATGSGKSEFLRTLVLGLIATHDPDQLNLVLVDFKGGATFAGLEGAPHVAAVITNLSEDLSLVDRMKDAIAGEMNRRQELLRDSGNYANVSDYEKARAAGAALAPLPALFIVVDEFSELLSQQPEFADLFVAVGRLGRSLHMHLLLASQRLEEGKLRGLDSHLSYRIGLKTFSANESRSVLGVPDAYHLPAQPGAGYLKCDSAEIVRFAAAYVSGPYVRPRDAVRGSSHSSVTARPRIFSAYPVQMDAVEPSVDDIGAPYDEHLPEDEARPDSRTVLDVVVERLQGSGSAAHEVWLPPLDLPPTLDRMIPDSVLSAPVAAIASLRAPIGIVDRPFDQRRDLLVVDLSAAQGHLAIVGGPQSGKSTALRTLIMSFALTHTPAQVQFYCLDFGGGTLGGLASLPHVGSVASRLDIDRVRRTVAEVAAVIGRRERIFQQRGIDSIVEFRRRRAEQRIDDEDGFGDVFLVVDGWGSIRSDFEALEPQLAALTAQGLSYGVHLILTASRWAEIRPATKDLVGTRIELKLGDASDSEFGRVKAARVPDSRPGRGITKEGLHLLVGLPRVDGSSSTVDLGVGIQHAVAAVAQAYVGLSAPPVRMLPGSLPRGELVDLLVGRWPRSRGAVPELRVPIGIDEAELDPVTLDFAEQAHFLVFGDTECGKTALLESICTSLVEANMPSQVKLILADYRRTMLGTVDTDHLAGYAASQAVLMTMMTELAAKLADRMPGPDVTPQQLRERTWWSGPEIFVIVDDYDLVATSTGNPLTVLVEYLPHARDIGLHVVLSRRSGGASRALYDPVISRMRDLVSPGLVMSGSRDEGNLIGSVKPSAMPPGRGTLVDRRGQSLVQLAWTAR; this is encoded by the coding sequence GTGAATACTGTTCGGTTCGTTCGTGGTGCGCGGCGTGAAGTTCCACGCACTCCAGGTGGAGAGGTGACGCTTCAGACGCCACCGGAGATACCGCGGGTAGTCCCGGGAAACTTGCTGATGAAGCTCATGCCCCTGGTCATGGTGGCAGCAATGGTCGGCATGGTCGCGTTGATGTTCACCTCCGGCATGGCAGCCAACCCGATGATGCTGATGTTTCCGGCGATGATGCTGGTATCGATGCTGGGCATGGTTGCCGGTGGTGGTCGCGGTGGTGGCGCCAGAACGGCGGAGTCGAACGAAGACCGCAAGGATTATCTGCGCTACCTCGACCAACTGCGCAGGGATGTGGCGACAACCGCGACCAGTCAGCGTGAGGCGCTCGAGTGGTCGCACCCTGACCCGGCGATTCTGTGGTCATATGCGGGCACCCCGCGGATGTGGGAGCGCCGAACCTCCGATCCGGACTTCTGTCATGTTCGGATCGGTAGGGGAGACCAGCGTCTGGCGACGCGTCTCGTTCCCCCGGAGACCGGGCCCGTCGAGGAACTCGAACCAGTCTCTGCGGTGTCACTGCGGCGGTTCGTGCGGGCACATTCCGTTGTGGGTAGTCTCCCCACCGCGGTGTCGCTTCGCGGATTCGCTGCCATTTCCGTGTCCGGCGATCGTGATTCCTCACGGGCCATGGTGCGTTCGATGGTGGCGGCGCTCTGTATGTTCCACGATCCCGACCAGTTGCGGCTCGCGGTGGTCTGCGGGCCCGACACGGTTGCGTTCTGGGACTGGACCAAATGGCTTCCCCACACTCAGCACGATGTCTCCAGGGACGGTGTCGGCACTGCACGAATGATCTATGGATCGTTCCTCGAACTCGAATCCTCGCTCGGCGAACACCTCTCGCTGAGAAACAGATTCGTCCGTGGTGGCTCGCCGGCCGCGGGAGTCCCGCAGCTCGTGATCATCGTCGACGGCGGCCTACTCGACAACAGTGGGACCGATCTTTCGCGAACAGGGCTCGATTCGGTGACGATCGTCGATCTTTCCGACTTCTGCACCGGACTTGCGGCCAGTCGAGGCATTCGTCTGTTCGCCGAGAACGGTTCGATCGGCGCTGTCAGCGGCTCACGCGTCGAGGTATTCGGCATCTCGGACGCGATGAGCGTCGCACAGGCGGAAACCGTGGCTCGAAGACTGTCTCCGTACCGAACCGCAGTCGATATCGGTATCGATTCCGGGGGAGAGGACACCGAGTCGATCTCGAGCTGGAACTATCTTGTCGGAATCGCCGACGTCGGTCTCCTCGACCCGAATCGCGCGTGGGTGACCCGTCGTGGCCGTGATCGCCTTCGTGTACCCATCGGAATTGCACCCGACGGAAGCTCGGTGGAGATCGACCTGAAGGAGTCGGCCGAGAATGGTATGGGCCCGCACGGATTGTGCATCGGTGCAACCGGTTCGGGAAAATCGGAGTTTCTCAGAACACTCGTCCTGGGTCTCATTGCCACACACGACCCGGACCAGCTCAATCTGGTACTCGTCGACTTCAAAGGTGGTGCGACGTTCGCCGGGCTCGAAGGAGCGCCGCACGTTGCTGCGGTGATCACCAACCTCTCCGAAGACCTGTCGCTGGTCGATCGGATGAAGGACGCCATTGCGGGCGAGATGAATCGCCGTCAGGAGCTACTCCGCGATTCGGGCAACTACGCCAATGTGTCCGACTACGAGAAGGCGAGGGCCGCCGGTGCCGCGCTCGCGCCATTGCCTGCGTTGTTCATCGTCGTCGACGAGTTCTCGGAGTTGCTGAGCCAACAGCCCGAGTTCGCGGACCTCTTCGTCGCCGTCGGACGGTTGGGGCGGTCACTGCACATGCACCTCTTGCTGGCGAGTCAGCGACTGGAGGAAGGGAAGCTGCGCGGGCTGGACAGTCATCTGTCGTATCGGATCGGGTTGAAGACGTTCTCTGCCAACGAGTCTCGTTCGGTTCTCGGTGTTCCGGATGCGTATCATCTACCGGCGCAACCCGGAGCCGGGTATCTCAAATGCGATTCTGCCGAGATCGTCCGCTTCGCGGCGGCATACGTGTCCGGGCCCTACGTTCGCCCTCGAGATGCAGTACGGGGGAGCAGTCATAGTTCGGTGACCGCTCGACCGCGGATCTTCAGCGCTTATCCGGTGCAGATGGATGCGGTCGAACCGTCGGTCGACGATATCGGCGCCCCGTACGACGAGCACCTACCGGAGGACGAAGCCAGGCCCGACAGCCGGACGGTACTCGACGTCGTGGTCGAACGACTGCAGGGCAGCGGTTCTGCGGCCCACGAGGTCTGGTTGCCTCCGCTCGATCTGCCGCCCACGCTCGATCGAATGATCCCCGATTCGGTTCTGTCGGCGCCGGTTGCAGCGATCGCATCGCTACGGGCACCGATCGGCATAGTGGACCGCCCGTTCGATCAACGGCGCGATCTACTGGTGGTCGACTTGTCGGCGGCCCAAGGCCACCTCGCGATCGTCGGAGGGCCACAGTCCGGGAAGTCGACGGCGCTGCGAACACTGATCATGTCGTTCGCTCTGACCCATACGCCTGCGCAGGTGCAGTTCTACTGCCTCGATTTCGGCGGAGGAACGCTCGGCGGACTCGCCTCTCTTCCCCATGTCGGATCCGTCGCGAGCAGGCTCGACATCGACCGGGTGCGGCGGACGGTCGCCGAAGTCGCGGCAGTGATCGGACGACGCGAGAGAATATTCCAACAACGGGGTATCGACTCGATCGTCGAATTTCGTCGTCGTCGCGCCGAGCAACGGATCGACGACGAGGATGGTTTTGGAGACGTCTTCCTGGTCGTAGATGGCTGGGGCAGTATTCGATCCGATTTCGAAGCCCTCGAGCCTCAGCTTGCCGCGTTGACAGCGCAGGGGTTGTCGTATGGCGTGCACCTCATCCTCACCGCATCGCGGTGGGCCGAGATCCGTCCTGCAACCAAGGATCTCGTCGGAACGAGGATCGAACTGAAGTTGGGTGACGCGTCCGATTCCGAGTTCGGGAGAGTGAAGGCCGCGCGAGTTCCGGACAGCAGGCCCGGTCGGGGAATCACGAAGGAGGGGTTACACCTCCTCGTAGGGTTGCCGCGTGTCGACGGCTCCTCGTCGACCGTCGATCTCGGTGTCGGTATTCAGCATGCGGTGGCTGCCGTTGCGCAGGCCTACGTCGGTCTTTCGGCGCCACCTGTGCGGATGCTTCCCGGGAGTCTGCCGCGAGGCGAGCTTGTCGATCTGCTTGTCGGCCGCTGGCCACGCTCACGCGGAGCGGTGCCGGAATTGCGGGTTCCCATCGGAATCGACGAGGCAGAACTCGATCCGGTGACACTCGATTTCGCCGAGCAGGCGCACTTCCTGGTATTCGGTGACACCGAGTGCGGGAAGACGGCGTTGCTCGAGTCGATCTGCACTTCTCTCGTCGAGGCCAACATGCCGTCGCAGGTAAAGTTGATACTCGCCGACTACCGTCGCACGATGCTCGGCACCGTCGACACCGACCATCTCGCGGGATATGCAGCCTCGCAAGCTGTTCTGATGACCATGATGACCGAGCTCGCCGCGAAACTCGCCGATCGGATGCCTGGACCCGACGTCACTCCGCAGCAACTTCGTGAGCGCACCTGGTGGAGTGGACCGGAGATATTCGTGATCGTCGACGACTACGACCTGGTGGCCACGTCGACGGGAAACCCGTTGACCGTTCTCGTCGAGTATCTGCCACACGCCCGCGACATCGGGTTGCACGTGGTGCTCTCGCGGAGATCGGGCGGGGCATCGCGGGCGTTGTACGACCCCGTCATTTCACGTATGCGTGATCTCGTGTCGCCTGGTCTGGTCATGAGCGGCAGTCGCGACGAAGGGAATCTGATCGGTTCGGTCAAGCCGAGCGCCATGCCGCCCGGGCGTGGCACGCTGGTCGACAGACGAGGCCAGTCGCTTGTTCAGCTGGCGTGGACAGCGCGGTGA
- a CDS encoding LLM class flavin-dependent oxidoreductase, which produces MSVPLSILDLAFIGEGESVKDSFDASVELAQRAEEWGYQRIWYAEHHNMTTIASSATSVLIGHVAANTSRIRLGSGGVMLPNHAPLTIAEQFGTLATLHPDRIDLGLGRAPGSDQATMRAMRRDPSSAERFPQDVQELQAYLSDKSLIPGVRATPGEGTHVPLYILGSSLFGAQLAAALGLPFAFASHFAPDALEQAVEIYRRDFKPSAQLEAPHVIAGVNVIAADTDEDAQRQFLATKRSRVSLLLGRGRKFTDEEADMLLDSPQGRQINQMTTYSAVGTPEVVHEYLDGFARHANADELIVASGVVDRQSWLRSFELLADVSNLAPV; this is translated from the coding sequence GTGTCCGTTCCACTCTCGATTCTCGATTTGGCCTTCATCGGCGAAGGCGAGAGCGTCAAAGACAGTTTCGACGCCAGCGTGGAGCTCGCGCAGCGAGCCGAAGAATGGGGCTACCAACGTATTTGGTATGCCGAGCACCACAACATGACCACGATCGCCTCCTCGGCGACCAGCGTTCTGATCGGGCACGTGGCTGCGAACACCAGCCGTATTCGGTTGGGCTCCGGTGGCGTGATGCTGCCCAACCACGCCCCGCTGACCATCGCAGAACAGTTCGGCACGCTGGCCACTCTGCACCCGGACCGGATCGATCTCGGTCTCGGACGCGCACCGGGCAGCGACCAAGCCACCATGCGTGCGATGCGCCGCGACCCGTCGTCGGCCGAGCGATTCCCGCAGGATGTGCAAGAGCTGCAGGCATACCTCTCGGACAAATCTTTGATTCCCGGAGTACGCGCCACTCCAGGAGAGGGGACGCACGTGCCCCTCTACATTCTCGGTTCCTCGCTTTTCGGCGCCCAGTTGGCCGCCGCACTCGGACTCCCGTTCGCGTTTGCATCGCACTTCGCACCCGACGCACTCGAGCAGGCCGTCGAAATCTATCGACGTGATTTCAAGCCGTCGGCGCAGCTGGAAGCACCACACGTGATCGCCGGCGTCAACGTCATCGCCGCCGATACCGACGAGGACGCCCAGCGACAATTCCTCGCCACCAAGCGAAGCCGAGTGAGCCTACTTCTCGGTCGCGGACGCAAGTTCACCGACGAAGAAGCCGATATGTTGCTCGATTCGCCCCAGGGACGCCAGATCAACCAAATGACGACGTATTCCGCCGTCGGCACGCCCGAGGTGGTTCACGAGTACTTGGACGGGTTCGCGCGCCACGCGAACGCCGACGAGCTGATCGTTGCCTCCGGCGTCGTCGATCGCCAGTCGTGGTTGCGCTCGTTCGAGCTCCTCGCCGATGTCAGCAATCTGGCCCCCGTCTGA
- the eccD gene encoding type VII secretion integral membrane protein EccD: MTGNLVEPVDHTGLRVTGGERRRSVGTSAPIAAMELCRLTILARSVQVDMALPTDVPIALLIPGIVDLARSRAVRGEAADTESPRPASWVLSRVGQPPLEATQTLSDAIVRDGELLVLGDAESPAPPPLFDDLMHAVAMSGATESRLWTPRTAQSVGFGIAAVALLVACFGLLREPLSQGPRYTADIFLGVAAAFVGLLFLVAGSIVGRAYSDERTGIFLSGCALPLVFTSGVLFVPGALGGAHLMLGAAVAGAVAILALRLGGHGEALFTGIAALSGIAVSASAVMLFGSLSPSAVGAGATAVALLGLAAAPRMSMMQARMPLPPVPTAGASLDGEGETDSNSFHDLEDVSRTARSYLTGFVCACSAAAAVGTLCAAFSGHPISEIYWPGVVLALLTAFVLILRGRTFAELDHAVPVVAAGSLIVLAVSTASVFAIPDRPSTPFAAAIGVSVIALLFGSFVPQREYSPVLRRAGELVEYAVIAAIVPIVCWVCGLYAAMRGL; encoded by the coding sequence ATGACAGGGAACCTTGTCGAGCCCGTCGACCACACCGGTCTTCGCGTCACGGGTGGGGAGCGTCGCCGCTCGGTCGGCACGTCCGCGCCGATAGCGGCGATGGAGCTGTGCCGACTGACAATTCTTGCCCGGTCGGTGCAAGTGGATATGGCGCTTCCCACCGATGTGCCGATCGCGCTGCTGATCCCGGGGATAGTCGATCTCGCCCGGAGCCGGGCGGTGCGCGGCGAGGCGGCAGACACCGAGAGCCCTCGGCCGGCGTCATGGGTTCTTTCCAGAGTCGGTCAACCGCCGCTGGAGGCAACTCAGACGCTGAGCGACGCGATTGTCCGCGACGGTGAACTCCTCGTCCTCGGTGATGCCGAATCTCCCGCCCCGCCACCGCTGTTCGACGACCTGATGCATGCCGTTGCGATGTCGGGAGCTACCGAGAGTCGACTGTGGACACCTCGGACGGCCCAGTCGGTCGGGTTCGGTATCGCCGCCGTCGCACTGCTGGTTGCCTGTTTCGGTCTTCTTCGAGAGCCGTTGTCGCAAGGTCCGCGTTACACCGCGGACATCTTCCTCGGTGTCGCAGCTGCATTCGTCGGATTGCTGTTCTTGGTCGCCGGCTCGATAGTCGGACGTGCCTACTCGGACGAGCGAACTGGAATCTTCTTGTCGGGATGCGCTCTGCCACTGGTGTTCACCTCGGGGGTGCTTTTCGTGCCAGGTGCGCTGGGCGGTGCGCATCTGATGCTCGGCGCCGCGGTCGCGGGAGCTGTCGCGATACTTGCCCTCCGCCTCGGTGGACACGGCGAGGCATTGTTCACCGGTATCGCTGCGCTTTCGGGCATTGCTGTTTCAGCTTCTGCGGTAATGCTGTTCGGCTCACTGTCACCGTCCGCAGTCGGCGCCGGCGCTACCGCTGTGGCGTTGTTGGGGCTTGCCGCCGCACCGAGGATGTCGATGATGCAGGCGCGAATGCCACTGCCTCCGGTGCCGACCGCTGGTGCATCGCTCGATGGAGAGGGCGAAACAGACTCGAATTCCTTCCACGACCTGGAGGACGTGTCACGCACAGCGCGTAGCTACCTCACCGGTTTTGTCTGCGCTTGCTCGGCTGCCGCTGCCGTCGGGACGCTCTGTGCCGCATTTTCCGGCCACCCGATTTCCGAGATCTATTGGCCAGGAGTCGTACTGGCGTTGCTGACTGCGTTCGTACTCATCCTTCGCGGTCGCACGTTCGCAGAACTCGACCATGCTGTACCTGTTGTTGCTGCCGGATCGCTCATCGTTCTGGCGGTGTCGACGGCATCGGTGTTTGCCATTCCCGATCGACCGAGCACACCCTTCGCGGCTGCCATCGGTGTCTCCGTCATCGCACTCCTCTTCGGATCGTTCGTTCCCCAACGCGAATACTCACCAGTGCTCCGACGCGCCGGAGAACTCGTCGAGTACGCAGTGATCGCTGCGATAGTTCCCATCGTCTGCTGGGTCTGTGGCCTGTACGCGGCGATGCGCGGGCTGTGA
- the mycP gene encoding type VII secretion-associated serine protease mycosin, whose translation MLGLWPVRGDARAVKALTPRSMGAIGAAVVVAASFLGGGAASADRPFVDPALLPEPAPPAPPEPTEQRNLCVPASPTPDGPAVPDAQGVLDFRAVWPITRGAGQIVAVIDTGVSPHPRLPGLRPGGDYVFAGDGLSDCDAHGTLVAGLIAAQSVPGSGFAGGAPDAQILSIRQSSNAFQRARTPEDEEAETPADNASGYGNVMTMAQAVRTAADSGASVINISEVACVPSGRGIADGPLGAAIDYAARIRNVVVVAAAGNTGGNGEAQCRSQNPPPDPADPDAEQWDRIATIATPAWFDEQVLTVGSVDPDGQPSAFTLGGPWVDVAAPGTSMTSLSPTGSGLTNGTVDGQGNIVPVQGTSFAAPLVSAVAALIRAHRPELTAMQVIERIEATAHKPADGWNPLIGHGIVDPLAAVTAQVAGIASAAAVNPVSMQAPVVPDPPDLRPRSIATTGSILVGVVLVVGLGVAMPLRRRNLRGHPAGSRAASGSGPTPS comes from the coding sequence CTGCTGGGTCTGTGGCCTGTACGCGGCGATGCGCGGGCTGTGAAAGCTCTGACACCACGGTCGATGGGTGCGATCGGCGCCGCGGTCGTCGTAGCTGCGTCCTTTCTCGGTGGCGGAGCAGCGTCCGCGGACAGACCGTTCGTCGACCCCGCACTGCTCCCCGAACCGGCTCCGCCTGCTCCACCGGAGCCCACCGAACAACGTAATCTCTGTGTGCCCGCTTCGCCCACCCCGGACGGGCCCGCCGTACCCGATGCACAGGGCGTACTCGATTTCCGTGCCGTGTGGCCGATCACGCGTGGTGCCGGTCAAATAGTCGCTGTCATCGATACCGGGGTCTCACCACACCCTCGACTACCAGGCCTACGGCCGGGAGGGGATTATGTATTTGCCGGCGACGGGTTGTCGGACTGCGATGCGCACGGAACTTTGGTTGCGGGACTCATCGCTGCACAGAGTGTCCCCGGCAGCGGTTTCGCCGGCGGAGCTCCCGACGCCCAAATTCTATCGATACGTCAGTCCAGCAACGCATTTCAACGTGCGAGAACCCCAGAGGACGAGGAGGCGGAGACACCAGCAGACAACGCGTCCGGATACGGCAACGTCATGACGATGGCGCAGGCCGTGCGCACCGCCGCAGATTCCGGCGCTTCCGTCATCAATATCTCCGAGGTCGCGTGTGTCCCGAGCGGTAGGGGGATCGCCGACGGGCCCCTCGGCGCGGCGATCGACTATGCCGCTCGCATCCGCAACGTGGTTGTCGTCGCGGCCGCCGGCAACACCGGCGGTAACGGTGAAGCCCAATGTCGCAGCCAAAACCCTCCACCCGATCCAGCCGATCCCGATGCTGAGCAATGGGATCGAATCGCGACCATCGCCACCCCCGCGTGGTTCGACGAGCAGGTATTGACCGTCGGCTCGGTAGACCCGGACGGGCAACCCTCAGCCTTCACCCTCGGTGGCCCCTGGGTGGACGTCGCAGCGCCGGGTACCTCGATGACCTCGCTGTCCCCGACGGGCAGTGGGTTGACCAACGGCACGGTCGACGGTCAGGGCAATATTGTGCCGGTTCAGGGCACCAGCTTCGCCGCTCCCCTGGTCTCCGCAGTAGCGGCGCTGATTCGCGCTCACCGACCCGAACTGACCGCAATGCAAGTGATCGAACGTATCGAGGCCACAGCGCACAAGCCCGCTGATGGCTGGAATCCGCTCATCGGTCACGGAATCGTCGATCCACTCGCGGCCGTGACCGCACAAGTGGCGGGAATCGCTTCGGCAGCCGCAGTGAACCCGGTATCGATGCAGGCGCCCGTCGTACCCGACCCACCGGACCTTCGGCCACGGTCGATCGCCACCACTGGATCCATCCTCGTAGGGGTCGTACTCGTAGTGGGGCTGGGAGTCGCGATGCCACTTCGGCGCCGAAACCTCCGCGGTCACCCAGCCGGAAGTCGCGCCGCCTCGGGATCGGGTCCGACCCCGTCGTGA
- the eccB gene encoding type VII secretion protein EccB encodes MAATPTTKWQVGGYRFLVRRMEHALVRRDVRMLHDPMRSQSRALAVGLVVACLGLAGCAALALLRPQDKIGDATIAVGKDSGAMFVRVEEAFHPVLNLASARLIVGSPDSPVIVKESELAKLDRGSLVGIPGAPSSLPHEESGSPESWTVCDTLDSTGAVAGTTVVVGDPRYDDRIGPLDDGKAFLWSTTDGTYLVYDGVRARIDLGDRSVVRALGLEGVRPSSVSDGLANAVPVVPAIVPPAIVHAGEIPTYPIAGKTIGSVVKVSGVDVRYYVVLENGIQAITESTAQLIKFADSQGSPEIDSLNPDVLPSAPTVTGLPVEMYPRVAPKIVDTAAEPVGCLTWVAQAAPDGGPTAQLVMSAGRTLPLVDSARPVRLAQADGGGAAADEVYLEPGSGGFVQTTGIETTSVRQDASFFVADTGVRFGVPDADAVDALGLGVPAPAPWQIVQLLGTGPTLSRAAALTAHDGVGPDPEAARLPAG; translated from the coding sequence GTGGCGGCAACGCCTACAACCAAGTGGCAGGTCGGCGGGTATCGATTTCTAGTCCGACGGATGGAACACGCCTTGGTGCGTCGCGACGTGCGCATGCTGCACGATCCGATGCGCTCACAATCGAGAGCTTTGGCAGTAGGCCTCGTGGTGGCGTGTCTGGGTCTCGCTGGATGCGCCGCGTTGGCATTGCTTCGGCCCCAGGACAAGATCGGCGACGCGACGATCGCGGTGGGGAAGGACTCGGGTGCAATGTTCGTCCGAGTGGAGGAAGCATTTCATCCAGTGTTGAATCTGGCCTCGGCGCGGTTGATCGTCGGTAGCCCGGACAGCCCTGTCATCGTCAAGGAATCCGAGCTGGCCAAACTTGATCGGGGTTCGCTGGTGGGGATACCCGGAGCGCCGTCGAGCCTGCCGCATGAGGAGTCCGGCTCGCCGGAGTCTTGGACCGTGTGCGACACACTCGACTCCACGGGTGCCGTCGCCGGTACGACCGTAGTGGTGGGGGACCCGCGCTACGACGACAGAATCGGTCCACTCGACGACGGCAAAGCCTTCCTCTGGAGTACGACGGACGGAACGTACCTGGTGTACGACGGTGTCCGGGCACGAATCGATCTGGGCGATCGCTCGGTCGTGCGCGCACTCGGACTCGAGGGCGTGCGGCCGTCGAGTGTCAGTGACGGACTTGCGAACGCTGTTCCTGTGGTTCCGGCGATCGTGCCACCGGCGATCGTGCATGCAGGCGAGATTCCGACCTACCCGATTGCGGGGAAGACGATCGGTTCGGTCGTGAAGGTATCGGGTGTCGACGTTCGGTACTACGTCGTGTTGGAAAACGGTATCCAGGCGATCACGGAGTCGACGGCGCAGCTGATCAAGTTTGCCGATTCACAGGGCAGTCCCGAGATCGATTCCCTCAACCCCGACGTGTTGCCTTCGGCGCCGACGGTGACAGGGTTGCCGGTCGAGATGTATCCGCGGGTGGCCCCGAAGATCGTGGATACTGCCGCCGAGCCGGTCGGATGCTTGACGTGGGTTGCTCAGGCTGCCCCCGACGGTGGTCCTACTGCGCAGTTGGTCATGTCGGCGGGGCGCACTCTTCCTCTAGTCGATTCGGCGCGTCCGGTGCGTCTTGCGCAGGCAGACGGGGGAGGAGCGGCTGCCGATGAGGTCTATCTCGAGCCTGGCAGCGGTGGTTTCGTGCAGACCACCGGCATCGAAACGACGAGTGTGCGACAGGACGCGTCGTTCTTCGTTGCCGATACCGGAGTTCGGTTCGGCGTGCCGGACGCTGATGCCGTCGATGCGCTGGGTCTCGGTGTTCCTGCCCCTGCGCCGTGGCAGATCGTTCAATTATTGGGCACTGGGCCCACATTGAGTCGTGCCGCAGCACTGACTGCTCACGACGGGGTCGGACCCGATCCCGAGGCGGCGCGACTTCCGGCTGGGTGA